The proteins below come from a single Triticum aestivum cultivar Chinese Spring chromosome 5D, IWGSC CS RefSeq v2.1, whole genome shotgun sequence genomic window:
- the LOC123120329 gene encoding uncharacterized protein → MEFSVEEEPRSGAPLALGLGEDAMEAVRRAFPGQDFAIDVVNRAFGWRNPEERSQQDSSACGISGACTSEKRVDLEQVENAGKSCAQQDPSASEMQLRSQEAEQAGQRCDAPPAPADVGAEAGGPPAPADVGAEAGGGWNRRVRRGRIPDEREPDAQRVSALEKALTGFAERQTDVVVNPTVGTCFDSITEAYDFYNLYSWEMGFGIRYGKSRRNTKGGKCMQEITCVNAGKPNMGGKSRRCECTALIRLLRTDDNGWYVTQHRKVHNHAFSTTYGNKVHWPSHKHLDKYTRDLVRQLRHNNVNLGVYDTIASFFGRMENVPFNKRSIRTLCGEVIREQADDDARKTMETAAASGERPENHTGEETTFNCMGLASTTVGSPNMPVDPLRYPEQDDTHSNAEAGRLADLLLAFGDCHLVLKSCTYDDLINSNGTMSGLEEAVKAVTPHLQQGIFGDLWSRAHNSGGVVSAQVLTIKDLFRFTRWLTTTTGQHNLRCVQQRAKLVNSGKAVLEPEQIALLHLYQAENDEYSVKMNKLQGERDAKIAHYMAKIDEARKSFEVSIQAAKQHYPVSASYVALDSNELRGQCWTMYLAQCRKEAKDLNAKASNIVEKYGPEVIQRHLFEFCSQETNRQALLKYAQTKVNKLKEAGDAREDTLHDYMTLLDIEKAYALLAAEEQIANGPDTCGGNEDADHGNRNNTIARCEAAEGARGDGQDGGEGASEGPPRQKRQRNDQDYVWW, encoded by the exons ATGGAGTTCTCCGTCGAGGAGGAACCGAG GTCGGGCGCGCCCCTGGCACTCGGGCTCGGGGAGGACGCCATGGAGGCGGTAAGGAGAGCTTTCCCGGGTCAGGATTTTGCTATTGATGTGGTGAACCGAGCTTTCGGTTGGCGGAATCCGGAGGAGCGCAGCCAACAAGATTCCTCTGCCTGTGGTATCAGTGGAGCATGTACATCGGAAAAGCGTGTGGATTTGGAGCAGGTGGAGAACGCTGGGAAGAGCTGTGCGCAACAGGATCCCTCTGCCTCAGAAATGCAGTTGAGATCTCAGGAAGCGGAGCAAGCCGGTCAGCGCTGCGATGCCCCTCCCGCACCTGCAGACGTAGGCGCTGAAGCCGGTGGGCCTCCCGCACCTGCAGACGTAGGCGCTGAAGCCGGCGGGGGCTGGAACCGCAG GGTTAGGCGAGGCCGTATCCCAGATGAACGGGAACCAGATGCCCAGCGAGTAAGTGCGCTAGAGAAGGCATTGACTGGCTTCGCGGAGAGGCAGACTGATGTTGTTGTTAATCCAACAGTGGGGACCTGCTTTGATTCGATTACAGAGGCATATGATTTTTATAACCTCTATTCCTGGGAAATGGGGTTCGGTATAAGGTACGGCAAGAGCAGGCGGAATACAAAGGGAGGTAAATGCATGCAGGAAATTACTTGCGTTAATGCG GGTAAACCAAATATGGGCGGGAAATCGCGCAGGTGCGAGTGCACAGCACTAATTAGGCTACTCAGAACTGATGACAACGGATGGTATGTCACCCAGCATAGGAAAGTGCATAACCATGCTTTTTCCACTACATATGGAAACAAGGTTCATTGGCCATCTCATAAGCATCTAGATAAGTACACCAGGGATTTGGTTCGTCAGTTAAGGCACAATAATGTTAATTTAGGCGTGTATGATACGATTGCTTCTTTTTTTGGGCGAATGGAGAATGTCCCTTTCAATAAGCGTTCGATCAGGACACTGTGTGGGGAAGTTATCCGTGAGCAAGCTGATGACGATGCTAGGAAGACCATGGAGACAGCAGCTGCATCTGGAGAAAGACCAGAAAACCATACGGGGGAGGAGACGACATTCAACTGTATGGGCTTAGCCTCAACCACGGTTGGTTCCCCGAATATGCCGGTTGATCCCCTGAGGTACCCTGAGCAGGACGATACACACAGCAATGCTGAGGCAGGCAGGCTGGCTGATCTGTTGTTAGCTTTTGGGGATTGTCACCTGGTGCTTAAAAGCTGCACCTATGATGATCTCATCAACTCCAACGGTACCATGTCGGGTCTGGAAGAGGCAGTGAAGGCTGTTACACCCCATCTTCAGCAGGGCATTTTTGGTGACCTGTGGTCCAGGGCCCACAATTCTGGAGGCGTCGTGTCAGCTCAGGTGCTGACCATCAAGGATCTGTTCAGATTCACGCGTTGGCTGACAACCACCACGGGCCAGCATAATCTGCGGTGCGTCCAGCAGCGTGCCAAGCTGGTCAATTCTGGGAAGGCTGTCTTAGAGCCCGAGCAGATAGCCCTCCTCCACCTTTATCAGGCTGAGAATGATGAATATTCAGTTAAGATGAACAAGCTCCAGGGAGAAAGGGATGCGAAAATTGCCCACTATATGGCGAAAATTGATGAGGCCCGCAAGTCCTTCGAGGTCAGCATTCAAGCTGCAAAGCAGCACTACCCTGTGTCCGCCTCCTATGTCGCTCTGGATAGCAATGAACTCCGCGGGCAGTGCTGGACCATGTATCTCGCCCAATGTCGGAAGGAGGCGAAGGATCTGAACGCGAAGGCCTCAAACATCGTCGAGAAGTATGGGCCAGAGGTCATACAGCGTCACCTATTTGAATTTTGCAGCCAAGAGACAAACCGTCAGGCCCTCCTCAAGTATGCCCAGACCAAGGTCAATAAACTGAAAGAGGCAGGAGATGCTCGTGAAGATACTCTTCATGACTACATGACGCTCCTCGATATTGAAAAGGCTTATGCACTACTCGCTGCTGAAGAGCAAATAGCCAATGGCCCAGACACTTGTGGGGGCAATGAGGATGCGGATCACGGTAATAGAAACAATACCATTGCAAGATGTGAGGCTGCTGAGGGTGCTCGAGGTGATGGACAAGATGGGGGTGAAGGTGCGTCCGAAGGCCCTCCGCGGCAAAAGCGTCAAAGGAACGACCAAGACTATGTTTGGTGGTGA